In Actinomycetota bacterium, a single window of DNA contains:
- a CDS encoding site-2 protease family protein codes for MRETRNGLKIGRILGIEISLNYSWFIIFTLITWGLSAVLFPQAAPGFSATTYLAMGVVTSLLFFGSVLFHELMHSVVARSYGLPIEGITLMIFGGVSQLADEPQSPAVEFKMAIAGPLSSLVIGAFFVVVFLVGQGANLSPVFLSPVLWLGYINIVLAIFNMLPGFPLDGGRVLRSAIWHFTGNLRRATAIASGFGKALSYGLISLGVFGVVSGNIGLLWFLLLGWILLQSAEAGYQQVVYRLALEGVTVGQAMTPNPRTISPELTLADAVTDYFTQHLWVAYPVVDDREVLGIVTFNSVKGVSKLAWDEKRVRDVMRPLSLDIVTQPEALLTEVLPKLNLKAEGRMLVMKGASLMGILTAADVTRVLMRQMRYEEAERRAG; via the coding sequence ATGCGAGAGACGCGAAACGGCCTTAAAATCGGCCGGATTTTAGGCATAGAGATTTCGCTAAACTACAGCTGGTTCATCATCTTCACCCTGATCACATGGGGCTTGTCGGCGGTATTGTTCCCGCAGGCCGCGCCGGGCTTTAGCGCGACCACCTATTTGGCGATGGGCGTTGTTACTTCGCTCCTCTTCTTTGGCTCGGTCCTCTTCCACGAGCTGATGCACTCCGTTGTCGCTAGAAGCTACGGTTTGCCGATAGAAGGGATAACGCTGATGATCTTCGGCGGCGTGTCGCAACTCGCCGACGAACCGCAAAGCCCGGCGGTGGAGTTTAAGATGGCAATCGCCGGTCCGCTAAGCAGCCTGGTAATCGGCGCTTTTTTTGTCGTAGTCTTCCTTGTCGGCCAAGGAGCTAATCTGAGCCCCGTCTTTTTGTCGCCGGTATTATGGTTGGGCTATATCAATATAGTGCTCGCCATATTCAACATGCTCCCAGGGTTTCCGCTCGATGGGGGGAGGGTACTTCGCTCGGCGATTTGGCATTTTACCGGCAACCTGCGGCGCGCGACGGCCATCGCCTCCGGTTTCGGCAAAGCCCTGTCCTACGGGCTGATATCGCTCGGCGTCTTCGGGGTCGTCTCCGGCAATATCGGCCTCTTGTGGTTTCTTCTCCTGGGCTGGATATTGCTGCAGTCCGCCGAAGCCGGCTATCAGCAGGTCGTCTATCGCTTGGCACTCGAAGGAGTCACGGTCGGCCAAGCTATGACCCCCAACCCGCGGACCATAAGCCCCGAGCTGACGCTCGCCGATGCGGTCACTGACTACTTTACCCAGCATTTGTGGGTCGCTTATCCGGTAGTCGATGATAGAGAGGTTCTAGGCATCGTAACGTTCAACAGCGTCAAAGGAGTCTCTAAGCTAGCCTGGGACGAGAAGCGCGTGCGCGACGTCATGCGCCCGCTCTCGCTCGATATCGTCACACAACCGGAAGCCCTGCTAACGGAGGTTCTGCCGAAACTCAACCTCAAGGCGGAGGGACGGATGTTGGTGATGAAAGGCGCCAGTCTGATGGGTATTCTTACCGCGGCCGACGTAACACGCGTGCTCATGCGCCAGATGCGCTACGAAGAAGCGGAGCGGCGAGCCGGCTAG
- a CDS encoding ferredoxin, which translates to MRIVIDIDECIGCGQCEQIAPEVFELREDGMAYVLNETPAESLAGRVDEAIEECPTAAIRREP; encoded by the coding sequence ATGCGAATAGTAATCGACATCGATGAATGCATCGGCTGCGGGCAATGCGAGCAAATCGCGCCCGAAGTCTTTGAGCTGCGCGAGGACGGCATGGCTTACGTCTTAAACGAAACGCCCGCCGAGAGCCTGGCCGGAAGAGTCGACGAGGCGATTGAGGAATGCCCGACAGCCGCCATCCGCCGGGAACCTTAA